The Amblyomma americanum isolate KBUSLIRL-KWMA chromosome 3, ASM5285725v1, whole genome shotgun sequence genome window below encodes:
- the LOC144123300 gene encoding uncharacterized protein LOC144123300 has protein sequence MFQVSSLVLALILTLSVQNVRTLESEWRNVLTDPIFSRFIDQLSYKGAPVDVGMSRSCITEHSGILDDVATFLKRLLSTSRLFTTKMGFCEVGKRFCDEPYAVFAKAVILFCGKRWIEVANTFIRQYSHHVTIFSDEFYENAQMYYHHLTISTGFEKGAYYNVTFRENQTLLTVGQETKCISCDSSALRAGEPLMQTKQVPLSGRELQVYCLRPYICEHPTFPLLLDALRHKGAILTTIPIDNSSESKRHLAEAFFMHSVSTIVHNPVPEVRNVVQVPQVVVPVYYDSFAYSVFVRRRHPLPKEVVIFLPFSWRVWMALMSTTLVCGATLRLLLQARRSWHLRDGAHFDGAGVIYVLVPLLLQQSCQLPAALRKRTTARLVVGLWALSAVVMSTGFRASLTSLLREAPLDGRPLEFTSERDVSQQGFISCRLTYAGDSISFSLRTFSPVRRKRDDCVSAEDKVQRLSATDVVYLLHSPGIGAHEGYVTQLYQNGYAPLPQKLSPYLTGPSIRSNSMYREAVAETIVQAFECGLFQRELELDQHAKRYKAAQNEQPIESGDQTLAFSDLKACLLIGAYGLGLATLFLLAEVAWKATYSCHHNLCK, from the coding sequence ATGTTTCAAGTTTCGTCACTCGTTTTAGCGCTTATTTTAACGCTTTCTGTACAAAACGTGAGAACTTTGGAGTCGGAATGGAGAAATGTGCTGACGGACCCCATCTTCAGCCGATTCATCGACCAACTTTCGTACAAGGGTGCTCCGGTGGACGTCGGTATGTCTCGTTCGTGCATCACTGAGCACAGCGGAATCCTCGATGACGTCGCCACGTTTCTGAAGCGTCTCCTTTCCACCTCTCGTCTCTTCACCACTAAAATGGGTTTCTGCGAAGTGGGTAAAAGGTTTTGCGATGAACCGTACGCAGTCTTTGCCAAGGCGGTGATCCTATTTTGCGGAAAGCGGTGGATAGAAGTAGCCAACACCTTCATACGGCAGTACAGCCATCACGTGACGATCTTCTCGGACGAATTCTACGAGAACGCGCAGATGTACTATCATCACCTGACGATAAGCACCGGGTTCGAAAAGGGCGCCTACTACAACGTGACCTTCAGAGAAAACCAGACGCTTCTGACCGTGGGGCAAGAAACAAAATGTATTTCGTGCGACTCGAGCGCCCTGCGCGCGGGAGAGCCGCTGATGCAAACCAAACAGGTGCCTCTTTCGGGGCGCGAGCTTCAGGTCTACTGTCTACGTCCTTACATCTGCGAGCACCCCACGTTCCCGCTGCTGTTAGACGCGCTCCGCCACAAGGGAGCCATCCTGACCACCATCCCGATAGATAATTCCAGTGAAAGCAAGCGGCACCTGGCCGAGGCCTTTTTCATGCACAGCGTGAGCACGATAGTCCACAATCCGGTCCCGGAGGTCAGGAACGTGGTCCAAGTCCCGCAGGTCGTGGTTCCCGTTTACTACGACTCGTTCGCATACTCGGTCTTCGTCAGGCGACGACACCCTCTGCCGAAGGAGGTCGTGATCTTCCTCCCGTTCAGCTGGCGCGTCTGGATGGCCCTGATGTCGACCACGCTGGTGTGTGGCGCCACTCTGCGGCTGCTTTTGCAGGCACGTCGGAGCTGGCATCTTCGCGACGGAGCCCACTTCGATGGAGCCGGCGTTATCTACGTGTtagtgccgctgctgctgcagcagagCTGCCAACTTCCGGCGGCCCTGAGGAAGCGCACGACAGCACGCCTTGTCGTGGGCCTATGGGCTCTGAGCGCAGTCGTGATGAGCACGGGCTTCAGGGCGTCCCTCACGTCTCTGCTGCGCGAAGCTCCGCTTGACGGCCGACCGCTTGAGTTCACCAGCGAGCGCGACGTTAGTCAGCAGGGTTTCATCAGCTGCAGGCTCACGTACGCCGGAGACAGCATATCGTTCAGCCTTCGCACGTTTTCGCCCGTCAGACGGAAGCGAGACGACTGCGTATCGGCCGAAGACAAGGTCCAGCGCCTGAGTGCCACAGACGTCGTGTACCTGCTGCACTCGCCCGGCATTGGGGCTCACGAAGGGTACGTGACACAGCTGTACCAGAACGGTTATGCGCCACTGCCGCAAAAGCTGTCTCCCTATCTGACTGGCCCGTCGATCAGGTCGAACTCGATGTACAGGGAAGCCGTGGCGGAGACCATTGTCCAAGCTTTCGAATGTGGCCTCTTTCAGAGGGAACTGGAACTTGACCAGCACGCGAAGAGGTACAAGGCCGCTCAGAACGAGCAACCTATAGAATCAGGAGACCAAACGTTGGCGTTCAGCGACCTCAAGGCCTGTCTGCTCATCGGAGCTTATGGTTTAGGATTGGCTACGCTGTTCTTGCTTGCAGAAGTTGCTTGGAAGGCTACGTACTCTTGCCACCACAACCTATGTAAATAA